In Maridesulfovibrio sp., a single genomic region encodes these proteins:
- a CDS encoding RHS repeat-associated core domain-containing protein, whose amino-acid sequence MWGFFNCSNTGLIHFGYREYDPAIGRFISPDPLGYAGGDDQSNSNAKDLYNGAKEFFRK is encoded by the coding sequence GTGTGGGGCTTTTTCAATTGTTCAAACACCGGCCTGATCCATTTCGGATATCGCGAATACGATCCTGCCATAGGGAGGTTTATTTCTCCCGATCCGCTGGGCTATGCAGGCGGGGATGATCAAAGCAATAGTAATGCAAAGGACTTATATAATGGAGCCAAAGAGTTCTTCAGAAAATAA
- a CDS encoding RHS repeat-associated core domain-containing protein produces the protein MKSFSNYRMEPRPRNELTTELVLYGETEPAQKQIENLWKIVDRRTGEELTEPKTDFSEFSAGDIMYPSMMKPEVRHRWDLKQAEQEAAMAAHAKLKRMIHADFMEQNPDLPVVKSLRFTTYGNAIQHELMEHLAESAPIPTPGSPEPEVPQTGTGRSIRDEAERDDVDSHEIADEVLQFLTPEAESPYAVLILNRGEDFRIKNRILASPESCHVHEYMYDEEGRLKAVCYNGEPVEEYRYNQLGQRVFSQVGGDGQREYSYNGLGQLIQAGDTVYAYDADGALCEKISPEGTTGYEFLETGQLCAVHLPDGTDIEYRFDKRGFRAAKLINGDPVQRYLWKDLTTLAAVEDAGGLSRFHYNEHGRVMGMDRDGQAYPFATDQSGSIFTVADSSGNSVQEFLYDSFGRRIQNSDPEFDSVLGFGGGLYDSDTGLIHFGYREYDPATGRFISPDPLGYAGGDVDLYGYCLDDPINFVDPFGLWGGFSASRGGVDGGLSDIGTGASPHNSLSQGARDRANAMEGQRNRGYNNWVKENSWYTASPDKNNTSPAKSSAEYARELKEREVEMAAKAAKEEKARLDRAAQLAAQQANRERKAREKKERNDKLRNLNILENKHQKPGILDSVPTIGGGVVAPDGVQGAPGKDVAVAEKAKQDAVERAKNMARVRAEDKRQAKQRQAIQAVNKEEKGLFETVGDFFETVYDGVGKALTQGGKATGIAVRDGLKAAGVASQEVVNQYKNNESFRNAFNTALAAGMAPKAAAAYAVGGGAAIASAYRTAMQRAAATATGYPKLRRALREGYDYVTAYDSSGAPSPTIGGLAGTIAAGDDQIKSNAKDIYNGAKKYFK, from the coding sequence ATGAAGTCTTTCAGCAACTATCGAATGGAGCCCAGACCGCGCAACGAACTGACAACCGAACTCGTATTGTACGGCGAGACAGAACCGGCGCAGAAGCAGATCGAGAATCTATGGAAAATCGTTGACCGCAGAACAGGTGAAGAACTGACGGAGCCGAAAACGGATTTTTCCGAATTCTCGGCAGGCGACATCATGTATCCCTCCATGATGAAGCCGGAGGTCAGGCACAGGTGGGACCTGAAGCAGGCTGAACAGGAGGCTGCAATGGCCGCACACGCAAAACTCAAGCGCATGATTCATGCGGATTTCATGGAGCAGAACCCTGATCTGCCTGTTGTGAAGAGTTTGCGGTTCACCACCTACGGGAACGCAATTCAGCATGAATTAATGGAACACCTTGCCGAGAGTGCTCCCATCCCAACCCCCGGATCACCGGAGCCTGAAGTCCCGCAGACGGGTACGGGGCGCTCAATTCGCGATGAGGCGGAGCGCGACGATGTGGACAGCCATGAAATCGCAGATGAAGTTCTCCAGTTCCTGACGCCAGAAGCCGAGAGTCCCTACGCAGTCCTTATCTTGAATCGGGGAGAAGATTTCAGGATCAAAAACAGGATACTTGCATCGCCGGAGTCCTGCCATGTCCATGAATATATGTACGACGAGGAGGGCCGGCTTAAGGCGGTGTGTTACAACGGTGAACCTGTGGAGGAATACCGCTACAACCAATTGGGGCAGCGGGTGTTTTCTCAGGTAGGCGGCGATGGTCAGCGGGAATACAGCTACAACGGTCTTGGTCAATTGATTCAGGCCGGAGATACCGTCTATGCATACGATGCTGACGGAGCTCTGTGCGAAAAAATATCCCCTGAAGGAACAACCGGATACGAGTTTCTCGAAACCGGGCAGCTCTGTGCAGTCCATCTGCCGGACGGAACCGACATTGAATACCGTTTCGATAAGCGCGGTTTCAGGGCTGCCAAGCTCATCAACGGTGACCCTGTCCAACGCTATCTCTGGAAAGATCTGACCACTCTTGCTGCGGTTGAAGATGCTGGAGGCCTCAGCCGGTTTCATTACAATGAACATGGCCGCGTAATGGGAATGGACCGGGACGGTCAGGCATACCCTTTTGCAACCGATCAGTCGGGCAGCATTTTTACTGTTGCCGATTCGTCAGGAAACAGTGTACAGGAATTTCTATATGATTCTTTCGGAAGAAGGATACAAAACAGCGATCCCGAATTCGACTCAGTGCTGGGTTTCGGTGGCGGGCTTTATGATTCCGATACCGGCCTGATCCATTTCGGATACCGTGAATACGATCCTGCCACCGGGAGGTTCATTTCTCCCGATCCGCTGGGGTATGCCGGCGGGGATGTTGATCTGTACGGTTACTGCCTTGATGATCCGATTAATTTTGTTGATCCGTTCGGTCTGTGGGGCGGGTTCAGTGCAAGTCGTGGCGGAGTGGACGGTGGACTTTCCGATATTGGCACCGGTGCTTCGCCCCATAATTCCTTGTCTCAGGGTGCTCGGGATCGTGCTAATGCGATGGAAGGCCAGAGGAACAGGGGGTACAACAACTGGGTCAAGGAAAATAGCTGGTATACCGCCTCTCCTGATAAGAATAATACTTCGCCTGCGAAATCGAGTGCGGAGTATGCGCGTGAGTTGAAAGAACGTGAAGTTGAAATGGCGGCAAAGGCGGCAAAGGAAGAAAAAGCCCGTCTGGATCGTGCGGCGCAACTGGCTGCACAACAGGCGAATAGGGAGCGTAAGGCTCGTGAAAAGAAAGAGCGCAATGACAAACTGCGGAATTTGAATATTCTTGAGAATAAGCATCAAAAACCCGGAATCTTAGACTCTGTTCCAACAATCGGAGGGGGGGTAGTGGCTCCCGATGGCGTGCAGGGTGCGCCGGGGAAGGACGTGGCCGTTGCGGAAAAGGCAAAACAGGATGCCGTAGAACGTGCAAAGAACATGGCCAGAGTCCGGGCAGAAGATAAGCGGCAGGCAAAGCAGCGGCAGGCAATTCAGGCTGTTAATAAAGAAGAGAAAGGTCTTTTTGAAACTGTAGGGGATTTTTTTGAAACAGTTTATGATGGTGTTGGAAAGGCTTTGACTCAAGGCGGCAAGGCAACAGGTATAGCTGTCAGAGATGGTTTGAAAGCGGCAGGTGTCGCTTCACAGGAAGTTGTAAATCAATATAAGAACAACGAGTCGTTCCGAAACGCTTTCAACACGGCTCTTGCTGCAGGTATGGCCCCGAAAGCAGCGGCGGCGTACGCTGTCGGTGGAGGGGCTGCTATCGCAAGTGCCTATCGGACTGCCATGCAAAGGGCGGCGGCTACGGCTACTGGATATCCTAAGTTGCGGAGAGCATTAAGGGAGGGGTATGATTATGTAACAGCTTACGATTCTAGTGGTGCCCCTAGTCCAACTATCGGAGGATTAGCTGGCACTATCGCAGCAGGGGATGATCAAATCAAAAGTAATGCTAAGGATATATATAATGGGGCTAAAAAATATTTCAAATAA
- a CDS encoding polymorphic toxin type 44 domain-containing protein, whose translation MKEREVEMAAKAAKEEKARLDRAAQLAAQQANRERKAREKKERNDKMRHLDILENKHQKPGILDSVPTIGGGVVAPDGVQGAPVKDVAVVEKAVDATKSDKERFGRAAKVVAEKAKQEQKPTVGREPDEVKSSTQQARAMEELAQRSLDRAEPKSSTQHAVQMNAIEKKQRQKQINSILADTDDNFHMYEGIPVAPDGVSIDKNIKDAEEFKNRVKGLPAYESYLQKINYILDRFPNKKPMDYKQQGRVYERFGNFNYGAVMNALGMSELTAKAGAGYAQYKAGTAKGRWALTFGDSPKDQWDIEQGYNYYEKNSSK comes from the coding sequence TTGAAAGAACGTGAAGTGGAAATGGCGGCAAAGGCGGCAAAGGAGGAAAAAGCCCGTCTGGATCGTGCGGCGCAACTGGCTGCACAACAGGCGAATAGGGAGCGTAAGGCTCGTGAAAAGAAAGAGCGCAATGACAAAATGCGGCATTTGGATATTCTTGAGAATAAGCATCAAAAACCCGGAATCTTAGACTCTGTTCCAACAATCGGAGGGGGTGTAGTGGCTCCCGATGGCGTGCAGGGTGCGCCGGTAAAGGATGTGGCCGTTGTGGAAAAGGCAGTAGATGCAACTAAGTCGGATAAAGAACGTTTTGGGCGGGCTGCAAAAGTCGTTGCGGAAAAGGCGAAGCAGGAGCAGAAGCCAACAGTTGGCCGTGAGCCTGATGAGGTCAAATCAAGTACGCAGCAAGCGCGAGCGATGGAAGAGCTCGCTCAAAGAAGTCTCGATCGTGCGGAACCAAAGTCATCTACTCAACATGCAGTGCAAATGAATGCTATAGAAAAAAAACAACGACAAAAACAAATTAACAGCATTCTCGCCGACACAGATGATAATTTCCATATGTACGAAGGCATTCCTGTTGCTCCTGATGGTGTCAGCATTGATAAGAATATAAAAGATGCTGAAGAATTTAAAAACCGTGTTAAGGGTTTACCTGCATACGAAAGCTATCTTCAAAAAATAAATTATATACTTGACCGTTTTCCAAACAAGAAACCTATGGATTACAAACAACAGGGTAGAGTATATGAGAGGTTTGGAAATTTTAATTATGGAGCAGTCATGAATGCTCTTGGAATGTCAGAACTTACAGCCAAAGCTGGTGCTGGATATGCACAATATAAAGCAGGCACAGCAAAAGGAAGATGGGCTCTAACTTTCGGAGACTCCCCAAAAGATCAGTGGGATATTGAGCAAGGTTATAATTATTATGAAAAAAATAGCAGTAAATAA
- the recA gene encoding recombinase RecA, with protein sequence MSKKNVNPDELRKAALQTALTTIERKFGKGSIMRLDSDATQRMPVIPTGSIGLDMALGIGGIPKGRITEVYGPESSGKTTLALHVIAECQKMGGTAAFVDAEHALDVKYANRLGVNTDELLISQPDYGEQALEITDLLVRSGAVDIVIIDSVAALIPQAELEGNMGETQVGGQARLMSHALRKLTGTIHKSNAVVVFINQIRMKIGMTGYGSPETTSGGNALKFYSSVRLDIRKIQTLKDKDEVYGSRTRIKVIKNKVAPPFREALVDILYGTGMSREGELLDLGVDHGVVDKSGAWYAFGSERLGQGKENVRQFLVENPELRQQIEDSLLVHLGIKEQPEEKVDVEPGAE encoded by the coding sequence ATGAGCAAAAAAAACGTAAATCCTGACGAGCTCCGCAAGGCAGCCTTGCAGACCGCCCTGACCACAATCGAACGCAAATTCGGAAAAGGCTCCATCATGCGCCTTGACTCCGATGCCACCCAGAGAATGCCGGTTATACCTACCGGTTCCATCGGGCTGGACATGGCTCTGGGGATTGGCGGAATACCTAAGGGCAGGATCACAGAAGTATACGGGCCTGAATCTTCCGGTAAGACCACTCTAGCCCTGCACGTAATCGCCGAATGTCAGAAGATGGGCGGAACAGCTGCGTTTGTCGATGCGGAACACGCCCTTGACGTCAAATACGCCAACAGACTGGGCGTAAACACGGACGAACTGCTCATATCCCAGCCGGACTACGGCGAACAGGCCCTTGAAATAACCGATCTGCTGGTCCGCTCCGGCGCGGTGGACATCGTCATCATCGACTCGGTCGCAGCGCTCATTCCCCAGGCCGAACTGGAAGGAAACATGGGCGAGACACAGGTCGGCGGCCAGGCCAGACTGATGTCTCACGCCCTGCGCAAACTCACCGGCACCATACATAAATCAAACGCGGTCGTAGTTTTCATCAACCAGATACGCATGAAAATCGGCATGACCGGATACGGCAGCCCGGAAACGACTTCCGGCGGTAACGCGCTCAAGTTCTATTCCTCCGTGCGTCTGGACATCCGCAAGATTCAGACCCTCAAGGACAAGGACGAGGTCTACGGCTCCCGCACCCGCATAAAGGTCATCAAGAACAAAGTTGCGCCGCCCTTCCGCGAAGCCCTCGTGGATATACTCTACGGGACCGGAATGTCCCGCGAAGGAGAGCTTCTGGACCTCGGGGTCGACCACGGGGTCGTAGACAAATCCGGAGCATGGTACGCATTCGGGTCGGAACGTCTGGGACAGGGCAAGGAAAACGTCCGCCAGTTTCTGGTGGAAAATCCTGAACTGCGCCAGCAGATTGAGGACAGCCTGCTTGTTCATCTGGGGATTAAGGAACAACCGGAAGAGAAGGTTGACGTAGAGCCCGGTGCAGAGTAA
- a CDS encoding calcium/sodium antiporter, with amino-acid sequence MLINIALFVLSIFLLWFGADWIVESASAVARKYKVSDLVIGLTIVAFGTSAPEFLVTITAAFKGMSDISLSNVVGSNIFNLGFILGLMALIKPLPTNRSLALRDTPLLLGTTALILGLAWFDKLDRSAGIMLLAILGTYIGYLLVHSKRAAGVLSGIIPEAEEQSEELTTMVWIKMLAGFVGIALGGEFMVDSASSIARHFGVSNWVIGMTIVAAGTSLPELVTCLAASLKGRNEMLLGNLIGSDFFNFAGVLGLTCLLRPLEVSPDALPGLAVLVGMVGLVLFFIRTGWKVSRLEGGILVLLSLARWAHDFMR; translated from the coding sequence ATGCTGATCAATATTGCCCTTTTTGTCCTCAGTATTTTTCTGCTCTGGTTCGGTGCGGACTGGATTGTCGAATCCGCATCAGCCGTAGCCCGCAAATACAAGGTTTCCGATCTGGTCATCGGTTTGACCATAGTGGCCTTCGGCACGTCCGCGCCCGAATTTCTTGTCACGATCACGGCGGCTTTCAAAGGCATGTCCGATATATCCCTTTCCAACGTGGTCGGATCGAACATCTTCAATCTGGGATTCATTCTCGGGCTGATGGCGCTGATAAAGCCGCTCCCCACGAACCGCTCCCTGGCCCTGCGCGATACGCCGCTGCTGCTTGGCACTACCGCATTGATCCTCGGCCTGGCCTGGTTCGACAAGCTGGACCGGTCCGCAGGAATAATGCTTCTGGCCATTCTCGGCACTTATATCGGGTATCTGCTGGTCCACAGCAAAAGGGCGGCCGGAGTTCTTTCCGGGATCATACCGGAAGCGGAAGAGCAGTCTGAAGAACTTACCACCATGGTCTGGATCAAGATGCTGGCCGGATTCGTGGGCATAGCTCTGGGCGGGGAGTTCATGGTTGATTCCGCTTCCTCCATAGCCCGGCATTTCGGTGTTTCCAACTGGGTTATCGGCATGACCATTGTTGCCGCCGGGACCTCGCTTCCGGAGCTTGTAACCTGTCTGGCCGCGTCACTAAAAGGCCGCAATGAAATGCTGCTCGGCAATCTCATCGGCAGCGATTTTTTCAATTTTGCCGGAGTGCTCGGACTGACCTGCCTGTTGCGTCCGCTGGAAGTTTCTCCCGATGCCCTGCCTGGACTGGCCGTTCTGGTAGGTATGGTCGGGCTGGTGCTTTTTTTCATCCGCACGGGCTGGAAAGTCTCCAGACTTGAAGGCGGAATACTTGTCCTGCTGAGCCTTGCACGCTGGGCTCATGATTTCATGCGCTAG
- a CDS encoding RHS repeat-associated core domain-containing protein produces the protein MIQLIPHFGAGSFSIIQNTGLIHFGYREYDPATGRFISPDPLGYAGGDVDLYGYCLDDPINFVDPFGLWGGFSASRGGVDGGLSDIGTGASPHNSLSQGARDRANAMEGQRNRGYNNWVKENSWYTASPDKNNTSPAKSSAEYARELKEREVEMAAKAAKEEKARLDRAAQLAAQQANRERKAREKKERNDKLRNLNILENKHQKPGILDSVPTIGGGVVAPDGVQGAPVKDVAVVEKTKQDAVERAKNMARVRAEDKRQAKQRQAIQAVNKEEKGLFEAVGDFFETVYDGVGKALTQGGKATGIAVRDGLKAAGVASQEVVNQYKNNVSFRNAFNTALAAGMAPKAAAAYAVGGGAAIASAYRTAMRMGAAKVGSSRFGRYIDVDDIADGAASLIEGLPPSQSRGGAGVAFANEIYTRYKEHMKSNKKSR, from the coding sequence GTGATTCAATTGATCCCGCACTTCGGTGCGGGGTCTTTTTCAATTATTCAAAATACCGGCCTGATCCATTTCGGATACCGTGAATACGATCCTGCCACCGGGAGGTTCATTTCTCCCGATCCGCTGGGGTATGCCGGCGGGGATGTTGATCTGTACGGTTACTGCCTTGATGATCCGATTAATTTTGTTGATCCGTTCGGTCTGTGGGGCGGGTTCAGTGCAAGTCGTGGCGGAGTGGACGGTGGACTTTCCGATATTGGCACCGGTGCTTCGCCCCATAATTCCTTGTCTCAGGGTGCTCGGGATCGTGCTAATGCGATGGAAGGCCAGAGGAACAGGGGGTACAACAACTGGGTCAAGGAAAATAGCTGGTATACCGCCTCTCCTGATAAGAATAATACTTCGCCTGCGAAATCGAGTGCGGAGTATGCGCGTGAGTTGAAAGAACGTGAAGTTGAAATGGCGGCAAAGGCGGCAAAGGAAGAAAAAGCCCGTCTGGATCGTGCGGCGCAACTGGCTGCACAACAGGCGAATAGGGAGCGTAAGGCTCGTGAAAAGAAAGAGCGCAATGACAAACTGCGGAATTTGAATATTCTTGAGAATAAGCATCAAAAACCCGGAATCTTAGACTCTGTTCCAACAATCGGAGGGGGTGTAGTGGCTCCCGATGGTGTGCAGGGTGCGCCGGTAAAGGATGTGGCCGTTGTGGAAAAGACAAAACAGGATGCCGTAGAACGTGCAAAGAACATGGCCAGAGTCCGGGCAGAAGATAAGCGGCAGGCAAAGCAGCGGCAGGCAATTCAGGCTGTTAATAAAGAAGAGAAAGGTCTTTTTGAAGCTGTAGGGGATTTTTTTGAAACAGTTTATGATGGTGTTGGAAAGGCTTTGACTCAAGGCGGCAAGGCAACAGGTATAGCTGTCAGAGATGGGTTGAAAGCGGCAGGTGTCGCTTCACAGGAAGTTGTAAATCAATATAAGAACAACGTGTCGTTCCGAAACGCTTTCAACACGGCTCTTGCTGCAGGTATGGCCCCGAAAGCTGCTGCGGCGTACGCTGTCGGTGGCGGGGCTGCTATCGCAAGTGCCTATCGGACTGCCATGCGGATGGGGGCGGCAAAAGTTGGAAGCAGTCGATTTGGTCGCTATATAGATGTGGACGATATTGCTGACGGTGCTGCCAGTTTAATAGAAGGACTTCCTCCTTCTCAAAGTCGGGGAGGCGCAGGTGTAGCATTCGCAAACGAAATATATACTAGATACAAAGAACATATGAAATCCAACAAAAAATCTAGGTAA
- a CDS encoding tRNA(5-methylaminomethyl-2-thiouridylate) methyltransferase, translating into MNRQYDALALFSGGLDSILASRVIQDQGLKVLGLHFITPFFGSPEKIPHWEKIYGVEIIPIDISEKFIQMLLDGPDHGMGKLVNPCVDCKIMMISHAKSLLESYGAKFIISGEVTGQRPMSQRPPTLNAIRNSSGSADVLLRPLCAQSQPITPMEESGLVDREKLPNIFGRGRKTQLEMARQYGFSEIPTPAGGCKLTEVENAARFYPLLRRLERADVNSFRLAITGRQYWAGNKLMAIGRNRNDNERIEDLFETGDYMFEVRGFPGPLSVGRAFLGEEWSGQEVLDAAALTASFSPKAVASGEAVHVAVIGPSGESVVTVEPARETSSGFALPDLEGLKEWKKSRDKNKLSG; encoded by the coding sequence ATGAACAGACAGTATGACGCTTTGGCCCTCTTTTCCGGGGGGCTCGACAGTATTTTGGCCAGCAGGGTCATTCAGGATCAGGGACTCAAGGTGCTGGGGCTGCATTTTATTACTCCTTTTTTCGGCAGCCCGGAGAAGATTCCGCATTGGGAAAAAATCTATGGTGTGGAAATCATCCCCATAGATATCAGCGAAAAATTTATTCAGATGCTTCTGGACGGCCCGGACCACGGCATGGGCAAGCTTGTCAATCCGTGCGTGGACTGCAAGATCATGATGATCAGCCATGCCAAATCGCTTTTGGAAAGTTACGGGGCCAAATTCATCATTTCCGGAGAAGTCACCGGACAGCGGCCCATGTCCCAGCGCCCGCCAACCCTGAACGCAATACGCAACAGTTCCGGTTCGGCCGATGTGCTTTTGCGTCCCCTTTGCGCCCAGTCCCAGCCCATTACCCCCATGGAGGAATCCGGGCTGGTGGATCGCGAAAAACTGCCCAATATTTTTGGGCGCGGTCGTAAAACACAGCTTGAGATGGCCAGACAGTACGGCTTTTCCGAAATACCGACTCCCGCAGGCGGCTGCAAATTGACCGAGGTTGAGAATGCGGCCCGATTCTACCCGCTGCTGCGCAGGCTGGAACGTGCGGATGTGAATTCCTTCCGTCTCGCCATTACCGGGCGTCAGTACTGGGCCGGGAACAAGCTGATGGCTATCGGCCGGAACCGCAATGACAATGAACGGATTGAAGATCTGTTTGAAACCGGCGATTACATGTTCGAGGTGCGCGGATTCCCCGGCCCCCTGAGTGTGGGACGGGCTTTTCTCGGAGAGGAGTGGAGCGGACAGGAAGTTCTTGATGCCGCCGCGCTTACCGCATCCTTTTCCCCCAAAGCCGTTGCCTCCGGGGAGGCGGTCCATGTTGCTGTTATCGGTCCTTCCGGTGAATCGGTTGTTACCGTTGAACCTGCACGGGAAACAAGTTCCGGTTTTGCCCTTCCAGATCTGGAGGGGTTGAAGGAATGGAAGAAATCCCGCGATAAAAACAAATTGTCCGGTTGA
- a CDS encoding nitroreductase family protein has translation MLPITIDPELCKADELCVRECPLSVLTVDEKGKPPVVHPKKTGHCINCGHCAAICPVNAITINAFAEQPSEPFKAGSLPEYTEVETLIKSRRSVRRFKDKELDMDTIAELVHLSAYAPSGHNAQPVSWTVIDKAEKVQELAAVIVEWMEEMAVRHDPLSDKLFLPGLVNAFRKGKDHICRNAPALAAAWAPVNGITPQADTVLSTGYMELVAHARGIGACWAGYLVLAAAYSEKVRSFLGVPEGHMIYGALMLGYPAVKYRNLPPRHKAEGERSDGLTVFKAC, from the coding sequence ATGCTGCCCATAACCATAGATCCAGAGCTCTGCAAAGCGGACGAACTGTGCGTTCGCGAATGTCCCCTGTCCGTGCTTACGGTGGATGAGAAGGGCAAGCCGCCGGTGGTGCACCCGAAGAAAACCGGCCATTGCATCAACTGCGGGCATTGCGCCGCAATCTGTCCGGTTAATGCCATAACCATCAATGCCTTTGCCGAGCAGCCCTCGGAACCATTCAAAGCCGGTTCACTGCCGGAATATACTGAAGTGGAAACGTTGATCAAAAGCCGCCGTTCAGTGCGCCGTTTCAAGGATAAGGAACTTGATATGGACACGATTGCAGAGCTTGTTCATCTTTCCGCATACGCTCCATCCGGTCATAATGCCCAGCCTGTTTCATGGACGGTTATCGATAAGGCGGAGAAAGTGCAGGAACTGGCTGCGGTTATTGTCGAGTGGATGGAGGAGATGGCCGTTCGGCATGACCCGCTATCCGATAAGCTTTTTCTGCCCGGACTGGTGAATGCTTTCAGGAAGGGCAAAGACCATATCTGCAGGAATGCTCCGGCGCTGGCCGCCGCCTGGGCTCCCGTCAACGGCATTACCCCTCAGGCAGACACCGTTCTGTCCACCGGCTATATGGAGCTGGTTGCCCACGCCAGAGGAATAGGGGCCTGCTGGGCCGGATATCTGGTTCTGGCCGCTGCCTACAGCGAAAAAGTGCGTTCTTTTTTGGGGGTGCCGGAGGGGCACATGATTTACGGGGCACTGATGCTCGGGTATCCGGCTGTTAAGTACAGGAATCTACCGCCCCGGCATAAGGCCGAAGGAGAAAGATCGGACGGTCTGACTGTTTTCAAGGCCTGTTGA